One stretch of Maylandia zebra isolate NMK-2024a linkage group LG13, Mzebra_GT3a, whole genome shotgun sequence DNA includes these proteins:
- the nckap1 gene encoding nck-associated protein 1 isoform X5: protein MSRGVIQPSQQKLAEKLTILNDRGIGMLTRVYNIKKACGDPKAKPSYLVDKNLESAVKFIVRKFPAVETRNNNQQLAQLQKEKSEILKNLALYYFTFVDVMEFKDHVCELLNTIDACQVFFDITVNFDLTKNYLDLVVTYTTLMIILSRIEERKAIIGLYNYAHEMTHGASDREYPRLGQMIVDYENPLKKMMEEFVPHGKSLSDALVSLQMVYPRRNLSADQWRNAQLLSLISAPSTMLNPAQSDTMPCEYLSLDTMEKWIVFGFILCHVALNSDAAALSLWKLALQSSTCLCLFRDEVFHIHKAAEDLFVNIRGYNKRINDIRECKEQALSHAGSMHRERRKFLRSALKELATVLADQPGLLGPKALFVFMALSFARDEIIWLLRHADNIQKKSTDDFIDKHIAELIFYMEELRAHVRKYGPVMQRYYVQYLSGFDAVVLNELVQNLSVCPEDESIIMSSFVNTMTSLSVKQVEDGEVFDFRGMRLDWFRLQAYTSVSKASLGLADHKELGKMMNTIIFHTKMVDSLVEMLVETSDLSIFCFYSRAFEKMFQQCLELPSQSRHSVCFPLLCTHFMSCTHELCPEERHHIGDRSLSLCNMFLDEMAKQARNLITDICTEQCTLSDQLLPKHCAKTISQAVNKKSKKATGKKGEPEREKPGVESMRKNRLLVTNLDKLHTALSELCFSINYVPNLIVWEHTFTPREYLTSHLEIRFTKSIVGMTMYNQATQEIAKPSELLTSVRAYMTVLQSIENYVTIDITRVFNNVLLQQTQHLDSHGEPTITSLYTNWYLETLLRQVSNGHIAYFPAMKAFVNLPTENELTFNAEEYSDISEMRSLSELLGPYGMKFLSESLMWHISSQVAELKKLVVENMEVLTQMRTSFDKPDHMAALFKKLTSVDSVLKRMTIIGVILSFRSLAQEALRDVLSCHIPFLVSSVEDFKDHIPRETDMKVAMNVYELSSAAGLPCEIDPALVVALSSQKSENISPEEEYKIACLLMVFVAVSLPTLASNVMSQYSPAIEGHCNNIHCLAKAINQIAAALFTIHKGSIEDRLKEFLALASSSLLKIGQETDKMTTRNRESVYLLLDMIVQESPFLTMDLLESCFPYVLLRNAYHAVYKQSISANA from the exons CAACAGCTGGCCCAGCTGCAGAAGGAGAAGTCAGAGATTCTGAAGAACCTGGCTCTCTATTATTTTACCTTCGTCGATGTCATGGAATTCAAG GATCATGTGTGTGAGCTGCTGAACACCATCGATGCCTGCCAGGTCTTCTTTGACATT ACGGTGAATTTTGACCTGACTAAGAACTACCTGGATCTGGTGGTAACATACACTACTCTGATGATAATACTTTCTCGCATAGAGGAGAGGAAAGCCATCATAGGGCTTTACAACTATGCCCATGAGATGACGCATGGAGCCAG TGACCGGGAGTACCCCAGGTTGGGCCAAATGATTGTGGATTATGAGAACCCTTTGAAGAAGATGATGGAGGAGTTTGTTCCACATGGAAAG TCCCTGTCAGATGCGTTGGTCAGCCTTCAGATGGTCTATCCCAGGAGGAATCTGTCAGCTGACCAGTGGAGGAACGCCCAGCTGCTTTCTCTCATCTCTGCTCCCTCCACAATGCTCAATCCTGCTCAGTCTGACACT aTGCCCTGTGAATACCTGTCACTGGACACAATGGAAAAGTGGATTGTTT TTGGTTTCATCCTGTGTCATGTGGCGCTGAATAGCGACGCAGCAGCGCTGTCTTTGTGGAAGTTGGCTCTGCAGAGCTCCACCTGTCTCTGTCTGTTCAGGGATGAAGTTTTCCACATCCACAAGGCTGCTGAGGACCTTTTTGTGAACATCAGAGG gtaCAACAAACGCATCAATGACATCAGGGAGTGCAAAGAACAGGCCCTGTCTCATGC AGGCTCCATGCACAGAGAGAGGCGCAAGTTCCTCAGATCAGCTCTGAAAGAGCTGGCCACTGTTTTAGCTGACCAACCTGGACTGCTTGGTCCAAAG GCGCTGTTTGTGTTCATGGCGCTGTCATTCGCCCGTGATGAGATCATCTGGCTGCTTCGACACGCAGACAACATCCAGAAGAAAAGCACAGATGATTTCATAGACAA acacATAGCTGAGCTGATCTTCTACATGGAGGAGCTCAGAGCTCATGTCAGGAAGTATGGGCCTGTGATGCAGCGATACTACGTCCAGTACCTGTCTGGGTTTGATGCTGTGGTGCTGAATGAACTGGTTCAG aacctgtctgtgtgtccagAGGATGAATCTATAATCATGTCTTCATTTGTCAACACCATGACTTCTCTCAGTGTTAAACAAG tggaGGATGGAGAAGTGTTTGACTTCAGAGGCATGAGACTGGATTGGTTCAGACTGCAG GCCTACACAAGTGTCTCTAAAGCCAGTCTCGGTTTAGCCGATCACAAAGAGCTCGGTAAAATGATGAACACCATCATCTTCCACACAAAGATGGTGGACTCTCTGGTGGAGATGCTTGTGGAGACATCAGACCTGTCTATTTTCTG CTTCTACAGCCGTGCATTTGAGAAGATGTTTCAGCAGTGCTTGGAGCTTCCCTCCCAGAGCCGCCACTCAGTCTGTTTCCCTCTGCTTTGTACACACTTCATGTCCTGTACACATGAGCTCTGTCCCGAGGAg CGTCACCACATAGGGGATCGAAGCCTGTCGTTGTGCAACATGTTTTTGGACGAAATGGCCAAACAGGCCAGAAACCTGATCACTGACATCTGCACCGAGCAGTGTACACTTAGTGACCAG CTGCTTCCCAAGCACTGCGCAAAAACCATCAGCCAAGCTGTGAACAAGAAGAGCAAGAAGGCGACGGGGAAGAAAGGCGAGCCGGAGAGGGAGAAACCAGGCGTGGAGAGCATGAGGAAGAACAGACTGCTGGtcaccaa TCTGGATAAACTCCACACCGCCTTATCTGAACTCTGCTTCTCCATCAACTACGTTCCCAACCTGATTGTGTGGGAGCACACTTTCACACCGAGGGAGTACCTCACCTCGCACCTGGAGATCCGATTTACCAA GTCCATAGTGGGGATGACCATGTACAACCAGGCTACTCAGGAGATAGCCAAGCCCAGCGAGCTGCTGACGAGCGTCCGAGCATACATGACCGTGCTGCAGTCCATAGAGAACTACGTCACCATCGACATCACACGAGTTTTCAACAACGTCCTCCTGCAGCAGACGCAGCACCTGGACAGCCACGGagagcccaccatcaccagTTTATACACAAACTG gtaCTTGGAAACGTTGCTCCGCCAGGTCAGTAACGGACACATCGCCTACTTCCCCGCCATGAAGGCTTTCGTCAACCTGCCCACTGAGAACGAACTAACTTTCAATGCTGAAGAATACTCTGATATCTCGG AGATGCGTTCCCTGTCAGAGCTCTTGGGCCCATATGGTATGAAGTTTCTAAGTGAGAGCCTAATGTGGCACATCTCATCTCAGGTTGCTGAGCTGAAG AAACTGGTGGTAGAAAACATGGAGGTGTTGACCCAGATGAGGACGAGCTTTGACAAACCAGACCACATGGCTGCGCTCTTCAAGAAACTCACCT CTGTGGACAGTGTTTTGAAGAGAATGACCATCATTGGGGTCATTTTGTCCTTCCGCTCGCTTGCTCAGGAGGCTCTGAGAGAC GTTTTGTCCTGTCACATTCCTTTCCTGGTCAGCTCAGTGGAGGATTTCAAGGACCACATTCCCCGAGAGACGGACATGAAG GTGGCCATGAACGTTTACGAGCTGTCCTCAGCAGCAGGTTTACCCTGTGAGATCGACCCAGCTCTGGTGGTGGCTCTGTCCTCTCAAAAGAGCG AGAACATCAGCCCAGAGGAGGAGTATAAGATCGCCTGTCTGCTGATGGTCTTTGTGGCAGTTTCGTTGCCAACACTTGCCAGCAACGTGATGTCGCAGTACAGCCCAGCCATCGAAG GCCACTGTAACAACATCCACTGCCTGGCCAAAGCAATCAACCAGATCGCTGCTGCTCTCTTCACCATCCACAAGGGAAGCATAGAGGACCGCCTCAAAGAGTTCCTGGCT CTGGCCTCATCCAGCCTGCTGAAGATCGGTCAGGAAACGGACAAGATGACGACACGTAACAGAGAATCTGTCTACCTGCTGCTGGACATG ATTGTGCAGGAGTCTCCCTTCCTCACCATGGACCTGCTGGAGTCCTGTTTCCCTTACGTCCTGTTGCGAAACGCCTACCACGCCGTCTACAAACAGAGCATCAGCGCTAATgcatag
- the nckap1 gene encoding nck-associated protein 1 isoform X6, whose translation MSRGVIQPSQQKLAEKLTILNDRGIGMLTRVYNIKKACGDPKAKPSYLVDKNLESAVKFIVRKFPAVETRNNNLAQLQKEKSEILKNLALYYFTFVDVMEFKDHVCELLNTIDACQVFFDITVNFDLTKNYLDLVVTYTTLMIILSRIEERKAIIGLYNYAHEMTHGASDREYPRLGQMIVDYENPLKKMMEEFVPHGKSLSDALVSLQMVYPRRNLSADQWRNAQLLSLISAPSTMLNPAQSDTMPCEYLSLDTMEKWIVFGFILCHVALNSDAAALSLWKLALQSSTCLCLFRDEVFHIHKAAEDLFVNIRGYNKRINDIRECKEQALSHAGSMHRERRKFLRSALKELATVLADQPGLLGPKALFVFMALSFARDEIIWLLRHADNIQKKSTDDFIDKHIAELIFYMEELRAHVRKYGPVMQRYYVQYLSGFDAVVLNELVQNLSVCPEDESIIMSSFVNTMTSLSVKQVEDGEVFDFRGMRLDWFRLQAYTSVSKASLGLADHKELGKMMNTIIFHTKMVDSLVEMLVETSDLSIFCFYSRAFEKMFQQCLELPSQSRHSVCFPLLCTHFMSCTHELCPEERHHIGDRSLSLCNMFLDEMAKQARNLITDICTEQCTLSDQLLPKHCAKTISQAVNKKSKKATGKKGEPEREKPGVESMRKNRLLVTNLDKLHTALSELCFSINYVPNLIVWEHTFTPREYLTSHLEIRFTKSIVGMTMYNQATQEIAKPSELLTSVRAYMTVLQSIENYVTIDITRVFNNVLLQQTQHLDSHGEPTITSLYTNWYLETLLRQVSNGHIAYFPAMKAFVNLPTENELTFNAEEYSDISEMRSLSELLGPYGMKFLSESLMWHISSQVAELKKLVVENMEVLTQMRTSFDKPDHMAALFKKLTSVDSVLKRMTIIGVILSFRSLAQEALRDVLSCHIPFLVSSVEDFKDHIPRETDMKVAMNVYELSSAAGLPCEIDPALVVALSSQKSENISPEEEYKIACLLMVFVAVSLPTLASNVMSQYSPAIEGHCNNIHCLAKAINQIAAALFTIHKGSIEDRLKEFLALASSSLLKIGQETDKMTTRNRESVYLLLDMIVQESPFLTMDLLESCFPYVLLRNAYHAVYKQSISANA comes from the exons CTGGCCCAGCTGCAGAAGGAGAAGTCAGAGATTCTGAAGAACCTGGCTCTCTATTATTTTACCTTCGTCGATGTCATGGAATTCAAG GATCATGTGTGTGAGCTGCTGAACACCATCGATGCCTGCCAGGTCTTCTTTGACATT ACGGTGAATTTTGACCTGACTAAGAACTACCTGGATCTGGTGGTAACATACACTACTCTGATGATAATACTTTCTCGCATAGAGGAGAGGAAAGCCATCATAGGGCTTTACAACTATGCCCATGAGATGACGCATGGAGCCAG TGACCGGGAGTACCCCAGGTTGGGCCAAATGATTGTGGATTATGAGAACCCTTTGAAGAAGATGATGGAGGAGTTTGTTCCACATGGAAAG TCCCTGTCAGATGCGTTGGTCAGCCTTCAGATGGTCTATCCCAGGAGGAATCTGTCAGCTGACCAGTGGAGGAACGCCCAGCTGCTTTCTCTCATCTCTGCTCCCTCCACAATGCTCAATCCTGCTCAGTCTGACACT aTGCCCTGTGAATACCTGTCACTGGACACAATGGAAAAGTGGATTGTTT TTGGTTTCATCCTGTGTCATGTGGCGCTGAATAGCGACGCAGCAGCGCTGTCTTTGTGGAAGTTGGCTCTGCAGAGCTCCACCTGTCTCTGTCTGTTCAGGGATGAAGTTTTCCACATCCACAAGGCTGCTGAGGACCTTTTTGTGAACATCAGAGG gtaCAACAAACGCATCAATGACATCAGGGAGTGCAAAGAACAGGCCCTGTCTCATGC AGGCTCCATGCACAGAGAGAGGCGCAAGTTCCTCAGATCAGCTCTGAAAGAGCTGGCCACTGTTTTAGCTGACCAACCTGGACTGCTTGGTCCAAAG GCGCTGTTTGTGTTCATGGCGCTGTCATTCGCCCGTGATGAGATCATCTGGCTGCTTCGACACGCAGACAACATCCAGAAGAAAAGCACAGATGATTTCATAGACAA acacATAGCTGAGCTGATCTTCTACATGGAGGAGCTCAGAGCTCATGTCAGGAAGTATGGGCCTGTGATGCAGCGATACTACGTCCAGTACCTGTCTGGGTTTGATGCTGTGGTGCTGAATGAACTGGTTCAG aacctgtctgtgtgtccagAGGATGAATCTATAATCATGTCTTCATTTGTCAACACCATGACTTCTCTCAGTGTTAAACAAG tggaGGATGGAGAAGTGTTTGACTTCAGAGGCATGAGACTGGATTGGTTCAGACTGCAG GCCTACACAAGTGTCTCTAAAGCCAGTCTCGGTTTAGCCGATCACAAAGAGCTCGGTAAAATGATGAACACCATCATCTTCCACACAAAGATGGTGGACTCTCTGGTGGAGATGCTTGTGGAGACATCAGACCTGTCTATTTTCTG CTTCTACAGCCGTGCATTTGAGAAGATGTTTCAGCAGTGCTTGGAGCTTCCCTCCCAGAGCCGCCACTCAGTCTGTTTCCCTCTGCTTTGTACACACTTCATGTCCTGTACACATGAGCTCTGTCCCGAGGAg CGTCACCACATAGGGGATCGAAGCCTGTCGTTGTGCAACATGTTTTTGGACGAAATGGCCAAACAGGCCAGAAACCTGATCACTGACATCTGCACCGAGCAGTGTACACTTAGTGACCAG CTGCTTCCCAAGCACTGCGCAAAAACCATCAGCCAAGCTGTGAACAAGAAGAGCAAGAAGGCGACGGGGAAGAAAGGCGAGCCGGAGAGGGAGAAACCAGGCGTGGAGAGCATGAGGAAGAACAGACTGCTGGtcaccaa TCTGGATAAACTCCACACCGCCTTATCTGAACTCTGCTTCTCCATCAACTACGTTCCCAACCTGATTGTGTGGGAGCACACTTTCACACCGAGGGAGTACCTCACCTCGCACCTGGAGATCCGATTTACCAA GTCCATAGTGGGGATGACCATGTACAACCAGGCTACTCAGGAGATAGCCAAGCCCAGCGAGCTGCTGACGAGCGTCCGAGCATACATGACCGTGCTGCAGTCCATAGAGAACTACGTCACCATCGACATCACACGAGTTTTCAACAACGTCCTCCTGCAGCAGACGCAGCACCTGGACAGCCACGGagagcccaccatcaccagTTTATACACAAACTG gtaCTTGGAAACGTTGCTCCGCCAGGTCAGTAACGGACACATCGCCTACTTCCCCGCCATGAAGGCTTTCGTCAACCTGCCCACTGAGAACGAACTAACTTTCAATGCTGAAGAATACTCTGATATCTCGG AGATGCGTTCCCTGTCAGAGCTCTTGGGCCCATATGGTATGAAGTTTCTAAGTGAGAGCCTAATGTGGCACATCTCATCTCAGGTTGCTGAGCTGAAG AAACTGGTGGTAGAAAACATGGAGGTGTTGACCCAGATGAGGACGAGCTTTGACAAACCAGACCACATGGCTGCGCTCTTCAAGAAACTCACCT CTGTGGACAGTGTTTTGAAGAGAATGACCATCATTGGGGTCATTTTGTCCTTCCGCTCGCTTGCTCAGGAGGCTCTGAGAGAC GTTTTGTCCTGTCACATTCCTTTCCTGGTCAGCTCAGTGGAGGATTTCAAGGACCACATTCCCCGAGAGACGGACATGAAG GTGGCCATGAACGTTTACGAGCTGTCCTCAGCAGCAGGTTTACCCTGTGAGATCGACCCAGCTCTGGTGGTGGCTCTGTCCTCTCAAAAGAGCG AGAACATCAGCCCAGAGGAGGAGTATAAGATCGCCTGTCTGCTGATGGTCTTTGTGGCAGTTTCGTTGCCAACACTTGCCAGCAACGTGATGTCGCAGTACAGCCCAGCCATCGAAG GCCACTGTAACAACATCCACTGCCTGGCCAAAGCAATCAACCAGATCGCTGCTGCTCTCTTCACCATCCACAAGGGAAGCATAGAGGACCGCCTCAAAGAGTTCCTGGCT CTGGCCTCATCCAGCCTGCTGAAGATCGGTCAGGAAACGGACAAGATGACGACACGTAACAGAGAATCTGTCTACCTGCTGCTGGACATG ATTGTGCAGGAGTCTCCCTTCCTCACCATGGACCTGCTGGAGTCCTGTTTCCCTTACGTCCTGTTGCGAAACGCCTACCACGCCGTCTACAAACAGAGCATCAGCGCTAATgcatag
- the nckap1 gene encoding nck-associated protein 1 isoform X4: protein MSRGVIQPSQQKLAEKLTILNDRGIGMLTRVYNIKKQGQVWKACGDPKAKPSYLVDKNLESAVKFIVRKFPAVETRNNNLAQLQKEKSEILKNLALYYFTFVDVMEFKDHVCELLNTIDACQVFFDITVNFDLTKNYLDLVVTYTTLMIILSRIEERKAIIGLYNYAHEMTHGASDREYPRLGQMIVDYENPLKKMMEEFVPHGKSLSDALVSLQMVYPRRNLSADQWRNAQLLSLISAPSTMLNPAQSDTMPCEYLSLDTMEKWIVFGFILCHVALNSDAAALSLWKLALQSSTCLCLFRDEVFHIHKAAEDLFVNIRGYNKRINDIRECKEQALSHAGSMHRERRKFLRSALKELATVLADQPGLLGPKALFVFMALSFARDEIIWLLRHADNIQKKSTDDFIDKHIAELIFYMEELRAHVRKYGPVMQRYYVQYLSGFDAVVLNELVQNLSVCPEDESIIMSSFVNTMTSLSVKQVEDGEVFDFRGMRLDWFRLQAYTSVSKASLGLADHKELGKMMNTIIFHTKMVDSLVEMLVETSDLSIFCFYSRAFEKMFQQCLELPSQSRHSVCFPLLCTHFMSCTHELCPEERHHIGDRSLSLCNMFLDEMAKQARNLITDICTEQCTLSDQLLPKHCAKTISQAVNKKSKKATGKKGEPEREKPGVESMRKNRLLVTNLDKLHTALSELCFSINYVPNLIVWEHTFTPREYLTSHLEIRFTKSIVGMTMYNQATQEIAKPSELLTSVRAYMTVLQSIENYVTIDITRVFNNVLLQQTQHLDSHGEPTITSLYTNWYLETLLRQVSNGHIAYFPAMKAFVNLPTENELTFNAEEYSDISEMRSLSELLGPYGMKFLSESLMWHISSQVAELKKLVVENMEVLTQMRTSFDKPDHMAALFKKLTSVDSVLKRMTIIGVILSFRSLAQEALRDVLSCHIPFLVSSVEDFKDHIPRETDMKVAMNVYELSSAAGLPCEIDPALVVALSSQKSENISPEEEYKIACLLMVFVAVSLPTLASNVMSQYSPAIEGHCNNIHCLAKAINQIAAALFTIHKGSIEDRLKEFLALASSSLLKIGQETDKMTTRNRESVYLLLDMIVQESPFLTMDLLESCFPYVLLRNAYHAVYKQSISANA from the exons CTGGCCCAGCTGCAGAAGGAGAAGTCAGAGATTCTGAAGAACCTGGCTCTCTATTATTTTACCTTCGTCGATGTCATGGAATTCAAG GATCATGTGTGTGAGCTGCTGAACACCATCGATGCCTGCCAGGTCTTCTTTGACATT ACGGTGAATTTTGACCTGACTAAGAACTACCTGGATCTGGTGGTAACATACACTACTCTGATGATAATACTTTCTCGCATAGAGGAGAGGAAAGCCATCATAGGGCTTTACAACTATGCCCATGAGATGACGCATGGAGCCAG TGACCGGGAGTACCCCAGGTTGGGCCAAATGATTGTGGATTATGAGAACCCTTTGAAGAAGATGATGGAGGAGTTTGTTCCACATGGAAAG TCCCTGTCAGATGCGTTGGTCAGCCTTCAGATGGTCTATCCCAGGAGGAATCTGTCAGCTGACCAGTGGAGGAACGCCCAGCTGCTTTCTCTCATCTCTGCTCCCTCCACAATGCTCAATCCTGCTCAGTCTGACACT aTGCCCTGTGAATACCTGTCACTGGACACAATGGAAAAGTGGATTGTTT TTGGTTTCATCCTGTGTCATGTGGCGCTGAATAGCGACGCAGCAGCGCTGTCTTTGTGGAAGTTGGCTCTGCAGAGCTCCACCTGTCTCTGTCTGTTCAGGGATGAAGTTTTCCACATCCACAAGGCTGCTGAGGACCTTTTTGTGAACATCAGAGG gtaCAACAAACGCATCAATGACATCAGGGAGTGCAAAGAACAGGCCCTGTCTCATGC AGGCTCCATGCACAGAGAGAGGCGCAAGTTCCTCAGATCAGCTCTGAAAGAGCTGGCCACTGTTTTAGCTGACCAACCTGGACTGCTTGGTCCAAAG GCGCTGTTTGTGTTCATGGCGCTGTCATTCGCCCGTGATGAGATCATCTGGCTGCTTCGACACGCAGACAACATCCAGAAGAAAAGCACAGATGATTTCATAGACAA acacATAGCTGAGCTGATCTTCTACATGGAGGAGCTCAGAGCTCATGTCAGGAAGTATGGGCCTGTGATGCAGCGATACTACGTCCAGTACCTGTCTGGGTTTGATGCTGTGGTGCTGAATGAACTGGTTCAG aacctgtctgtgtgtccagAGGATGAATCTATAATCATGTCTTCATTTGTCAACACCATGACTTCTCTCAGTGTTAAACAAG tggaGGATGGAGAAGTGTTTGACTTCAGAGGCATGAGACTGGATTGGTTCAGACTGCAG GCCTACACAAGTGTCTCTAAAGCCAGTCTCGGTTTAGCCGATCACAAAGAGCTCGGTAAAATGATGAACACCATCATCTTCCACACAAAGATGGTGGACTCTCTGGTGGAGATGCTTGTGGAGACATCAGACCTGTCTATTTTCTG CTTCTACAGCCGTGCATTTGAGAAGATGTTTCAGCAGTGCTTGGAGCTTCCCTCCCAGAGCCGCCACTCAGTCTGTTTCCCTCTGCTTTGTACACACTTCATGTCCTGTACACATGAGCTCTGTCCCGAGGAg CGTCACCACATAGGGGATCGAAGCCTGTCGTTGTGCAACATGTTTTTGGACGAAATGGCCAAACAGGCCAGAAACCTGATCACTGACATCTGCACCGAGCAGTGTACACTTAGTGACCAG CTGCTTCCCAAGCACTGCGCAAAAACCATCAGCCAAGCTGTGAACAAGAAGAGCAAGAAGGCGACGGGGAAGAAAGGCGAGCCGGAGAGGGAGAAACCAGGCGTGGAGAGCATGAGGAAGAACAGACTGCTGGtcaccaa TCTGGATAAACTCCACACCGCCTTATCTGAACTCTGCTTCTCCATCAACTACGTTCCCAACCTGATTGTGTGGGAGCACACTTTCACACCGAGGGAGTACCTCACCTCGCACCTGGAGATCCGATTTACCAA GTCCATAGTGGGGATGACCATGTACAACCAGGCTACTCAGGAGATAGCCAAGCCCAGCGAGCTGCTGACGAGCGTCCGAGCATACATGACCGTGCTGCAGTCCATAGAGAACTACGTCACCATCGACATCACACGAGTTTTCAACAACGTCCTCCTGCAGCAGACGCAGCACCTGGACAGCCACGGagagcccaccatcaccagTTTATACACAAACTG gtaCTTGGAAACGTTGCTCCGCCAGGTCAGTAACGGACACATCGCCTACTTCCCCGCCATGAAGGCTTTCGTCAACCTGCCCACTGAGAACGAACTAACTTTCAATGCTGAAGAATACTCTGATATCTCGG AGATGCGTTCCCTGTCAGAGCTCTTGGGCCCATATGGTATGAAGTTTCTAAGTGAGAGCCTAATGTGGCACATCTCATCTCAGGTTGCTGAGCTGAAG AAACTGGTGGTAGAAAACATGGAGGTGTTGACCCAGATGAGGACGAGCTTTGACAAACCAGACCACATGGCTGCGCTCTTCAAGAAACTCACCT CTGTGGACAGTGTTTTGAAGAGAATGACCATCATTGGGGTCATTTTGTCCTTCCGCTCGCTTGCTCAGGAGGCTCTGAGAGAC GTTTTGTCCTGTCACATTCCTTTCCTGGTCAGCTCAGTGGAGGATTTCAAGGACCACATTCCCCGAGAGACGGACATGAAG GTGGCCATGAACGTTTACGAGCTGTCCTCAGCAGCAGGTTTACCCTGTGAGATCGACCCAGCTCTGGTGGTGGCTCTGTCCTCTCAAAAGAGCG AGAACATCAGCCCAGAGGAGGAGTATAAGATCGCCTGTCTGCTGATGGTCTTTGTGGCAGTTTCGTTGCCAACACTTGCCAGCAACGTGATGTCGCAGTACAGCCCAGCCATCGAAG GCCACTGTAACAACATCCACTGCCTGGCCAAAGCAATCAACCAGATCGCTGCTGCTCTCTTCACCATCCACAAGGGAAGCATAGAGGACCGCCTCAAAGAGTTCCTGGCT CTGGCCTCATCCAGCCTGCTGAAGATCGGTCAGGAAACGGACAAGATGACGACACGTAACAGAGAATCTGTCTACCTGCTGCTGGACATG ATTGTGCAGGAGTCTCCCTTCCTCACCATGGACCTGCTGGAGTCCTGTTTCCCTTACGTCCTGTTGCGAAACGCCTACCACGCCGTCTACAAACAGAGCATCAGCGCTAATgcatag